A single Actinomycetes bacterium DNA region contains:
- a CDS encoding DivIVA domain-containing protein, whose amino-acid sequence MPPLTPLDIQHKEFTKAMRGYAMHEVDTFLDQVTEEFTRLQDEVSRLREQAANGGMTAAPPQPPPPSVAPVPPPMSQAEPRAGEEAIARALVMAQRMADQTVEEAKSKAKSMVTEAEARSKNTTEQTQMRAREVTEAAQMRAREVTEAAQMRAREVTETAQARARELTEGLETRYKERIQSAEARARVAEEQARMQIAQATEQVARRRQELESSIEALRAFERDYRARLRGFVEGQLKALEDAAPSGPVAPSPPPGLGSNNSRPLPGSDDLPALPTGARQTNSYQALREGDQLGHNGRDRVDRLRHDD is encoded by the coding sequence ATGCCGCCACTGACGCCGTTGGACATCCAACATAAGGAATTCACCAAGGCCATGCGTGGCTACGCCATGCACGAGGTGGATACCTTCCTCGACCAGGTCACAGAGGAATTCACCCGGCTCCAGGACGAGGTGAGCCGGCTTCGCGAGCAGGCCGCGAACGGAGGGATGACGGCAGCGCCTCCACAGCCCCCGCCCCCGTCCGTCGCGCCGGTGCCGCCCCCCATGTCCCAGGCTGAGCCTCGGGCCGGGGAGGAGGCCATCGCCCGGGCCCTGGTGATGGCCCAGCGCATGGCGGACCAGACGGTCGAGGAGGCCAAGTCCAAGGCCAAGTCAATGGTGACCGAGGCCGAGGCGCGCTCGAAGAACACGACCGAGCAGACGCAGATGCGCGCCCGCGAGGTCACCGAGGCCGCCCAGATGCGCGCCCGCGAGGTCACCGAGGCCGCCCAGATGCGCGCCCGCGAGGTCACCGAGACCGCACAGGCTCGCGCCCGCGAGCTGACCGAGGGGCTCGAGACCCGCTACAAGGAGCGCATCCAGTCGGCCGAGGCGCGCGCCCGCGTGGCCGAGGAGCAGGCCCGCATGCAGATTGCCCAGGCGACCGAGCAGGTGGCCCGTCGCCGGCAGGAGCTCGAGAGCTCGATCGAGGCGCTGCGCGCCTTCGAGCGCGACTACCGGGCCCGCCTCCGCGGCTTCGTGGAAGGCCAGCTCAAGGCACTGGAGGACGCGGCCCCGTCCGGTCCGGTGGCCCCGAGCCCGCCGCCCGGGCTCGGGAGCAACAACTCGCGACCGCTGCCGGGTAGCGACGACCTTCCCGCCCTGCCCACCGGCGCCAGGCAGACCAACTCCTACCAGGCTCTGCGCGAGGGCGACCAGCTCGGCCACAACGGCCGCGACCGGGTGGACCGCCTGCGCCACGACGACTGA
- a CDS encoding YggT family protein gives MNLLLFLLSLLLSLYWLVLLGRIVFDFIISLNGGRGLQGMAILYGILYDLTEPVLRPIRRLLPPLRVGAVALDLSPFIVFVLIALLRSVVS, from the coding sequence GTGAATCTGCTACTTTTCCTCCTGTCCCTGCTGCTGTCGCTGTACTGGCTTGTCCTTCTCGGCCGCATCGTGTTCGACTTCATCATCTCGTTGAACGGCGGCCGGGGGCTCCAGGGTATGGCGATCCTCTACGGAATCCTGTATGACCTGACCGAACCTGTCCTCCGTCCGATCCGGCGACTCCTTCCCCCACTGCGAGTCGGTGCAGTAGCCCTCGATCTCTCCCCGTTCATCGTGTTCGTGCTGATCGCCCTGTTGAGAAGCGTGGTGAGTTAG
- the sepF gene encoding cell division protein SepF: MPGAFKKSLVWLGLVEPEEEEELADVVESAGGRAPAGSASIRRVREEPLDPRRRDGVRLEEPVEAVIRPIPTAAAGKVHLIEPSGFNDAEEIGEKFKADIPVIVNLQAMEADTAKRLIDFAAGLTFGLDGRIQRVADKVFLLTPANVEVSAEERRRLQERGFFNQA, encoded by the coding sequence GTGCCCGGGGCGTTCAAGAAGAGCTTGGTATGGCTTGGGCTGGTCGAACCGGAAGAAGAGGAGGAGTTGGCCGATGTGGTGGAATCGGCAGGGGGAAGGGCGCCGGCCGGCTCGGCGTCCATCCGGCGCGTGCGCGAGGAGCCGCTCGACCCTCGACGGCGGGACGGCGTCCGGCTCGAGGAGCCGGTCGAAGCAGTGATCCGCCCGATCCCGACAGCAGCCGCCGGCAAGGTGCACCTCATCGAACCGTCCGGCTTCAACGATGCGGAGGAGATTGGCGAGAAGTTCAAAGCGGACATCCCGGTGATTGTTAATCTTCAAGCGATGGAGGCAGATACAGCCAAACGACTTATCGATTTCGCGGCCGGGCTGACGTTCGGGCTCGACGGACGCATCCAGCGCGTGGCCGACAAGGTGTTCCTGCTCACGCCGGCCAACGTCGAGGTCTCGGCCGAGGAGCGGCGCCGCCTGCAGGAACGCGGCTTCTTCAACCAGGCATGA
- a CDS encoding YggS family pyridoxal phosphate-dependent enzyme, translating into MSTAGGTAAVAGRVERVRERIAAAAARAGRDPAEVTLVAVAKLHPVEAIRAALAAGVADVGESYAQELEAKAARLAGTGVRWHFVGRLQRNKAGTVVAAGALVHSLASVPTARALGRRAHDRGTVAQALVQVELDERPAAHGVRPAELEGFVAACRAVEGLELAGLMVMPAAATDPEASRPAFRRAAELARSLGHGMRHLSMGMTADLEVAVEEGATLVRVGTAVFGPRPPRRSGDQGPERLPRPGGRSGDRGAEGLPRPARRSGDAGGGP; encoded by the coding sequence ATGAGCACGGCGGGCGGCACTGCCGCCGTCGCGGGCCGGGTCGAGCGCGTGCGCGAGCGCATCGCCGCCGCGGCGGCGCGGGCAGGGCGCGACCCCGCCGAGGTCACCCTCGTGGCCGTGGCCAAGCTGCACCCGGTCGAGGCGATTCGGGCCGCCCTGGCCGCCGGCGTGGCCGACGTGGGCGAGAGCTACGCCCAGGAGCTCGAGGCCAAGGCGGCCCGGCTCGCCGGGACCGGGGTGCGCTGGCACTTCGTCGGCCGGCTGCAGCGGAACAAGGCCGGGACGGTGGTGGCCGCCGGGGCGCTGGTCCACTCGCTCGCGTCGGTGCCGACCGCCCGCGCACTCGGGCGCCGGGCCCACGACAGGGGGACCGTTGCCCAGGCCCTGGTCCAGGTCGAGCTGGACGAGCGGCCAGCCGCCCACGGGGTCCGGCCAGCCGAGCTGGAGGGGTTCGTGGCCGCGTGCCGGGCGGTGGAGGGACTGGAGCTGGCCGGCCTCATGGTCATGCCGGCCGCCGCGACCGACCCGGAGGCGTCCCGGCCCGCCTTCCGGCGCGCCGCCGAGCTGGCCCGGAGCCTGGGGCATGGCATGCGACACTTGTCGATGGGCATGACCGCCGACCTGGAGGTGGCTGTTGAGGAGGGGGCGACCCTGGTCCGGGTCGGCACCGCCGTGTTCGGCCCCCGGCCGCCGCGGCGGTCCGGGGACCAGGGCCCGGAGCGCCTCCCCCGGCCGGGCGGGCGGTCCGGGGACCGGGGCGCAGAGGGCCTCCCCCGGCCGGCGCGGCGGTCCGGGGACGCTGGGGGCGGTCCGTGA
- the pgeF gene encoding peptidoglycan editing factor PgeF, translated as MLVAEDLLEHGVVAAFTSRAGGRGGPPYQSLNLGLHVGDDVRTVLANRRRAATVLGLAGLPWATVRQVHSAAAVTAARDRLGQGPPEAKPALAEADALVTAEAGLVLAVLAADCVPVLLVDPAGRVVAAVHAGWRGLAAGVVEAAAAGFARAGGEPAGQAAVALIGPAVGPCCYEVGQEVRDAVATRYPGAAATTRAGRPSLDLAAGTAEALRRSGFERIRVAGECTFDHPERFFSYRRDGPTGRQAGLVALVPPGTGPR; from the coding sequence GTGCTGGTTGCCGAAGACCTGCTCGAGCACGGCGTGGTCGCGGCCTTCACGTCCCGCGCCGGCGGGCGCGGGGGGCCGCCCTACCAGAGCCTCAACCTGGGCCTGCACGTCGGCGACGACGTGCGCACGGTGCTCGCCAACCGGCGCCGGGCGGCCACGGTGCTCGGCCTGGCCGGGCTGCCCTGGGCGACCGTGCGCCAGGTCCACTCCGCGGCCGCGGTGACCGCGGCCCGGGACCGCCTGGGCCAGGGACCGCCCGAGGCCAAGCCGGCCCTGGCCGAGGCCGACGCCCTGGTGACTGCCGAGGCCGGCCTGGTCCTCGCCGTCCTCGCCGCCGACTGCGTGCCGGTCCTGCTGGTCGACCCGGCCGGCCGGGTCGTCGCCGCGGTCCACGCGGGCTGGCGCGGCCTGGCCGCCGGGGTGGTCGAGGCGGCCGCCGCCGGGTTCGCCCGGGCTGGCGGCGAGCCGGCCGGCCAGGCCGCCGTCGCCCTGATCGGCCCGGCCGTCGGGCCTTGCTGCTACGAGGTCGGCCAGGAGGTGCGCGACGCGGTCGCCACCCGCTACCCGGGCGCAGCCGCCACGACCAGGGCGGGCCGGCCCTCGCTGGACCTGGCCGCCGGGACTGCCGAGGCGCTGCGGCGGTCGGGGTTCGAGCGGATCCGGGTGGCGGGGGAGTGCACCTTCGACCACCCCGAGCGGTTCTTCTCCTACCGTCGGGACGGGCCCACGGGCCGCCAGGCCGGCCTGGTCGCCCTGGTCCCGCCGGGGACGGGACCGCGATGA
- the ftsZ gene encoding cell division protein FtsZ: MAAPQNYLAVIKVVGIGGGGVNAVNRMIDASLKGVEFIAVNTDAQALLASDADVKLDVGRELTRGLGAGSNPEVGRQAADDHAEELEEVLKGADMVFVTAGEGGGTGTGGAPVVARLAKAQGALTIGVVTRPFAFEGRRRSAQADQGIERLKAEVDTLIIIPNDRLLQVAERTTSMLDAFMLADQVLLQGVQGITDLITIPGLINLDFADVRATMREAGTALMGIGQARGEDRAVAAAQQAISSPLLEASVDGARGVLLNISGGSDLGLFEVNEAAEVIASAAHPDANIIFGAVIDDALGDEVRVTVIAAGFDRTKEAEPEPAPPVARPTRAEEESVWPSAGSRRVEEHRPPEPPSREPPRRPALDSDDDLDIPSFLKR; this comes from the coding sequence ATGGCGGCGCCGCAGAACTACCTGGCCGTGATCAAGGTGGTCGGGATCGGGGGCGGCGGCGTCAACGCCGTCAACCGGATGATCGACGCAAGCCTCAAGGGCGTGGAGTTCATCGCGGTGAACACCGACGCCCAGGCCTTGCTCGCCTCCGACGCCGACGTGAAGCTCGACGTCGGCCGGGAGCTGACCCGAGGGCTCGGCGCGGGGTCCAACCCCGAGGTGGGCCGGCAGGCCGCCGACGACCACGCCGAGGAGCTCGAAGAGGTGCTCAAGGGCGCCGACATGGTGTTCGTCACCGCGGGCGAGGGGGGCGGCACCGGCACCGGGGGCGCCCCGGTGGTCGCCCGCCTCGCCAAGGCCCAGGGAGCGCTCACCATCGGCGTGGTCACCAGACCGTTCGCGTTCGAGGGCCGGCGCCGCTCGGCCCAGGCCGACCAGGGCATCGAGCGGCTCAAGGCCGAGGTCGACACCCTCATCATCATCCCCAACGACCGCCTCCTCCAGGTGGCCGAGCGGACCACCTCGATGCTCGATGCGTTCATGCTGGCCGACCAGGTGCTCCTCCAGGGGGTGCAGGGGATCACCGACCTGATCACCATCCCCGGCCTGATCAACCTCGACTTCGCCGACGTGCGGGCCACGATGCGCGAGGCGGGCACGGCCCTGATGGGCATCGGCCAGGCCCGCGGCGAGGACCGCGCGGTGGCAGCGGCCCAGCAGGCCATCTCCTCGCCGCTGCTCGAGGCGTCGGTCGACGGGGCCAGGGGCGTGCTCCTCAACATCTCCGGCGGCAGCGACCTCGGGCTGTTCGAGGTCAACGAGGCCGCCGAGGTGATCGCCTCGGCGGCCCACCCCGACGCCAACATCATCTTCGGGGCGGTCATCGACGACGCCCTCGGCGACGAGGTCCGCGTCACCGTGATCGCGGCCGGGTTCGACCGTACCAAGGAGGCCGAACCGGAGCCGGCCCCGCCTGTGGCCAGGCCCACCAGGGCCGAAGAGGAGAGCGTGTGGCCGAGCGCCGGGTCCCGCCGGGTCGAGGAGCACCGCCCGCCCGAGCCCCCGAGCCGCGAGCCGCCCCGCAGGCCGGCCCTGGACAGCGATGACGACCTCGACATCCCCTCCTTCCTCAAGCGCTGA
- a CDS encoding FtsQ-type POTRA domain-containing protein, whose translation MTSQRTRGRPPDAAAGQRTPGPAGRAAADRRIIERRRQVAADRVRRRRRQLAGGVGAILLAVGVVKLVDSPLFSLTSVTVRGTAALTPAQVIAASGVRPGQPYLAMDPGAIRRRVETLPRVARAEVRRDYPSSLRITVVERRPTATISAGGHWWQVAADGTVLDAGAARPKGIPFVAHVPVPPGLRPGTRLPAGGPLANAVAALGGLRPELARLVTGVEARSIDSLEFQLRGGSRVLYGLAEAQPAKDAAALLLLGKLSRQGREVLLVDVRNPSAPTVTQGRTPRVVDRPPGHR comes from the coding sequence TTGACCTCGCAGCGGACCAGGGGCCGGCCGCCCGACGCGGCCGCCGGCCAGCGGACCCCGGGACCGGCCGGGCGGGCGGCCGCCGACCGCCGCATCATCGAGCGCCGGCGCCAGGTCGCCGCCGACCGGGTCCGGCGCCGCCGCCGGCAGCTCGCCGGCGGCGTGGGCGCGATCCTGCTCGCGGTCGGCGTCGTCAAGCTCGTCGACTCCCCGCTGTTCTCGCTCACCTCGGTCACGGTGCGGGGGACCGCCGCCCTGACCCCAGCCCAGGTCATCGCCGCCTCCGGGGTCCGACCCGGCCAGCCCTACCTCGCCATGGACCCGGGCGCGATCCGCCGCCGGGTCGAGACCCTGCCCCGGGTCGCGCGAGCCGAGGTGCGTCGCGACTACCCGTCGAGCCTGCGCATCACCGTGGTCGAGCGCCGGCCCACGGCCACCATCAGCGCCGGGGGCCACTGGTGGCAGGTGGCGGCCGACGGGACCGTGCTCGACGCGGGCGCGGCCCGGCCAAAGGGCATCCCGTTCGTGGCCCACGTGCCCGTGCCCCCGGGGCTCCGCCCCGGCACCAGGCTCCCGGCCGGCGGGCCGCTCGCCAATGCCGTCGCCGCGCTCGGTGGGCTCCGCCCGGAGCTGGCCAGGCTCGTGACCGGGGTCGAGGCCCGCTCCATCGACAGCCTCGAGTTCCAGCTGCGGGGCGGCTCGCGGGTCCTGTACGGGCTCGCCGAGGCGCAGCCGGCCAAGGACGCGGCAGCCCTGCTGCTGCTCGGCAAGCTCTCACGGCAAGGAAGGGAGGTGCTGCTGGTCGACGTGCGGAACCCGTCCGCGCCAACGGTTACCCAGGGAAGGACGCCGAGGGTGGTTGACCGGCCTCCGGGCCACCGGTAG
- the murB gene encoding UDP-N-acetylmuramate dehydrogenase: MPGPGGASGLPGPGGASGLPGPVDAAALEEAWALLSVRCPGRVRRDLALAPLTTFRLGGPARLFLRAEQVADLAALAATLAEVPLPLLVVGRGSNMLVADAGWPGVALHLGQRFRGIRIEGEELEAGGATPLPSVASRSAAAGLGGIAFAVAIPGSVGGGVRMNAGAHGSELADRLVWAEVVPLAGPSAGEPERMEPDELGFGYRRSALPAGAVVTAARFALHPAPEAEVRAEIDEARRWRRDNQPVNQPNCGSVFANPPGTAAGRVVEQLGLKGERRGGARVSEVHANFIVAAEGATSADVLALIRLAQRRARDELGISLRTEVQLVGDFDAPAAEVER; the protein is encoded by the coding sequence GTGCCCGGCCCGGGGGGTGCCTCGGGGCTGCCCGGCCCGGGGGGTGCCTCGGGGCTGCCCGGCCCGGTCGACGCCGCGGCCCTGGAGGAGGCCTGGGCGCTGCTGTCGGTGCGCTGCCCGGGGCGGGTGCGGCGCGACCTCGCGCTGGCGCCGCTCACCACGTTCCGGCTCGGGGGGCCGGCCCGGCTGTTCCTGCGGGCCGAGCAGGTCGCCGACCTGGCCGCCCTGGCCGCGACCCTGGCCGAGGTGCCGCTGCCCCTGCTGGTCGTCGGGCGCGGCTCCAACATGCTGGTCGCCGACGCCGGCTGGCCAGGCGTCGCGCTCCACCTCGGGCAGCGGTTCCGCGGCATCCGGATCGAGGGCGAGGAGCTCGAGGCGGGCGGGGCCACGCCGCTGCCCAGCGTGGCGTCCCGCTCCGCGGCGGCCGGGCTCGGCGGCATCGCCTTCGCCGTGGCCATCCCGGGCAGCGTCGGTGGCGGCGTCCGCATGAACGCCGGCGCCCACGGCTCGGAGCTGGCCGACCGGCTGGTCTGGGCCGAGGTGGTCCCGCTGGCCGGCCCGTCGGCGGGGGAGCCGGAGCGGATGGAGCCGGACGAGCTCGGCTTCGGCTACCGGCGCTCGGCCCTGCCGGCGGGCGCGGTGGTGACCGCGGCCCGGTTCGCGCTCCATCCGGCCCCCGAGGCCGAGGTGCGGGCCGAGATCGACGAGGCGCGCCGCTGGCGGCGCGACAACCAGCCCGTCAACCAGCCCAACTGCGGCAGCGTGTTCGCCAACCCGCCCGGGACGGCCGCCGGCCGGGTGGTCGAGCAGCTCGGCCTGAAGGGGGAGCGGCGCGGGGGCGCCCGGGTCAGCGAGGTCCACGCGAACTTCATCGTGGCCGCCGAGGGCGCCACCTCGGCGGACGTGCTGGCGCTCATCCGGCTCGCGCAGCGCCGCGCCCGCGACGAGCTGGGCATCTCCCTGCGCACCGAGGTGCAGCTCGTCGGCGACTTCGACGCCCCTGCCGCGGAGGTCGAGCGTTGA
- the murC gene encoding UDP-N-acetylmuramate--L-alanine ligase — protein MTPGPGQAPHDDAVPAVDLDAAPRRVHLIGVGGVGMSGLARLLLARGHAVTGSDQKESAALATLRELGADVWAGHDGSRLGRPDLVAVSTAIRAQNPELVAAALAGVPVVRRARLLAMLMAGQTALVVAGTHGKTTTTGMATVILQEAGFDPSFAVGGDFKSTGANAQAGTGRHFVAEADESDGSFLELSPAVAVVTNVEADHLDHWGSLEAIQAGFRQFVALLPPDGTAVLCADDPGALALAGDAPCPVVTYGLGPGPDVRAAGVAADGAGSRFTVTAGGEELGRVRLLVPGRHMVANALAAIAATRVLGAPFGAAQAALAGFTGAARRFHLRHELGGITVVDDYAHHPTEVAATLAAARLGQWARVVAVFQPHLYSRTRVFANELGQALSVADVLLVTDVYGAREDPQPGVDGALVVAAALEARPSLDCAYVPDRSELAKHVAAVLRRGDLLLTLGAGDITTLADEVAELLPASPRAAAGAPPPPARPGPGHDPEGPG, from the coding sequence GTGACCCCCGGACCCGGGCAGGCACCCCACGACGACGCAGTGCCCGCCGTCGACCTGGACGCGGCGCCCCGGCGGGTGCACCTGATCGGCGTGGGCGGCGTCGGCATGAGCGGGCTGGCGCGCCTGCTGCTGGCCCGTGGCCACGCCGTCACCGGGTCCGACCAGAAGGAGTCGGCCGCGCTCGCCACCCTGCGCGAGCTCGGGGCCGACGTGTGGGCCGGGCACGACGGGTCCCGGCTCGGCCGTCCGGACCTGGTGGCGGTCTCGACCGCGATCCGGGCCCAGAACCCCGAGCTGGTCGCGGCGGCGCTGGCCGGCGTGCCCGTGGTGCGCCGGGCCCGGCTCCTCGCCATGCTGATGGCCGGCCAGACCGCGCTGGTGGTGGCCGGCACCCACGGCAAGACAACCACCACCGGGATGGCCACGGTGATCCTCCAGGAGGCCGGGTTCGACCCTTCGTTCGCCGTGGGCGGCGACTTCAAGTCGACCGGGGCCAACGCCCAGGCCGGCACGGGCCGCCACTTCGTCGCCGAGGCCGACGAGTCGGACGGCTCGTTCCTGGAGCTGTCGCCGGCGGTGGCCGTGGTCACCAACGTCGAAGCCGACCACCTCGACCACTGGGGCAGCCTCGAGGCCATCCAGGCCGGCTTCCGGCAGTTCGTCGCCCTGCTCCCACCCGACGGGACCGCGGTGCTCTGCGCCGACGACCCCGGCGCGCTCGCGCTCGCCGGGGACGCGCCCTGCCCGGTGGTCACCTACGGTCTCGGTCCCGGCCCCGACGTGCGGGCGGCCGGCGTGGCCGCCGACGGCGCCGGCTCGCGCTTCACCGTGACGGCCGGGGGCGAGGAGCTCGGCCGGGTCCGCCTGCTCGTGCCCGGCCGCCACATGGTGGCCAACGCACTCGCCGCCATCGCCGCCACCCGCGTCCTGGGCGCGCCGTTCGGGGCCGCGCAGGCCGCCCTGGCCGGCTTCACCGGCGCGGCCAGGCGCTTCCACCTCCGCCACGAGCTGGGCGGGATCACCGTGGTCGACGACTACGCCCACCACCCGACCGAGGTGGCGGCGACCCTGGCCGCGGCCCGGCTCGGTCAGTGGGCCCGGGTCGTCGCGGTGTTCCAGCCCCACCTGTACTCGCGCACCCGGGTGTTCGCGAACGAGCTCGGCCAGGCCCTGTCCGTGGCCGACGTGCTGCTGGTCACCGACGTGTACGGGGCGCGCGAGGACCCCCAGCCTGGCGTCGACGGCGCCCTCGTGGTGGCGGCCGCGCTCGAGGCCCGGCCGAGCCTGGACTGCGCCTACGTGCCCGACCGCAGCGAGCTCGCCAAGCACGTCGCCGCCGTGCTGCGCCGCGGCGACCTGCTGCTCACCCTCGGCGCCGGCGACATCACCACGCTGGCCGACGAGGTGGCCGAGCTGCTCCCGGCCAGCCCCCGGGCTGCAGCCGGAGCGCCACCGCCACCCGCCAGGCCCGGCCCGGGCCACGACCCCGAGGGTCCGGGATGA
- the murG gene encoding undecaprenyldiphospho-muramoylpentapeptide beta-N-acetylglucosaminyltransferase — MTPDSNRPPATRAARRGGPRVLVAAGGTGGHVVPGLAVARTILEREPAATVTFAGTSRGIETRVVPEAGYALDLLPVLPLSRRLSLETVLAPFAALAGTVAAWRLIQRRRVDVVAGMGGYVTLPVAVAARLAGVPVVLHEQNAVAGLANKLAVRVASRVALGVAEAARAFPAGKTVVVGNPVRPELLRLDRAALRTEALAAFGLEPGRRTLLVFGGSQGARRVNQAVVAATASWPHPWGMQVLHACGRRDEAAVREAWQAANPEARGLVVRVTPFVDRMDLAYAAADLALTRAGAMTMAELTVVGMPAVLVPLPHATNDHQRGNARAAADAGGALVVEDGDLDGPALAAAAAPLLSDPGTLARMGRAMLSLAHPRAAEDMASLVLDALPAGRRPAPRSLGGGRGPQPPPGPGQDQQPGPRPDQQPGPRPDQQPGPRPDRRPGTDADRQPGTGPDQQPRPDRRPGADADRPLARPGPATDIASTQEFVGWFQGGDQTDPGGRR, encoded by the coding sequence ATGACACCTGACTCCAACCGCCCACCGGCCACCCGCGCCGCCAGGCGCGGCGGCCCCCGGGTGCTCGTGGCGGCCGGAGGGACCGGCGGCCACGTCGTGCCCGGCCTGGCCGTGGCCCGCACGATCCTCGAGCGCGAGCCGGCCGCCACCGTGACCTTCGCGGGCACCTCGCGGGGGATCGAGACCAGGGTCGTGCCCGAGGCCGGCTACGCCCTCGACCTCCTGCCGGTGCTGCCCCTGTCGCGCCGGCTGTCGCTCGAGACCGTCCTCGCGCCGTTCGCCGCGCTGGCCGGCACGGTAGCCGCCTGGCGGCTGATCCAGCGCCGCCGGGTCGACGTGGTCGCCGGCATGGGCGGCTACGTCACCCTGCCCGTGGCCGTGGCCGCCCGGCTGGCCGGAGTGCCGGTCGTGCTCCACGAGCAGAACGCCGTGGCCGGCCTGGCCAACAAGCTCGCGGTCCGGGTCGCCAGCCGGGTCGCCCTCGGGGTGGCCGAGGCGGCCAGGGCGTTCCCAGCCGGCAAGACGGTGGTGGTCGGCAACCCGGTCCGGCCCGAGCTGCTCCGGCTCGACCGGGCCGCCCTGCGCACCGAGGCACTGGCAGCCTTCGGCCTGGAGCCCGGCCGGCGCACCCTGCTGGTGTTCGGCGGCAGCCAGGGCGCCCGCCGGGTCAACCAGGCGGTGGTGGCCGCCACCGCGAGCTGGCCCCACCCGTGGGGCATGCAGGTCCTCCACGCCTGCGGGCGCCGGGACGAGGCTGCGGTGCGCGAGGCCTGGCAGGCCGCCAACCCCGAGGCACGCGGCCTGGTCGTCCGGGTCACCCCCTTCGTCGACCGCATGGACCTCGCCTATGCCGCCGCCGACCTCGCCCTCACCCGGGCCGGCGCCATGACCATGGCCGAGCTCACCGTGGTCGGCATGCCGGCCGTGCTGGTGCCCCTGCCCCACGCCACCAACGACCACCAGCGGGGCAACGCCCGGGCCGCCGCCGATGCCGGCGGCGCGCTGGTCGTCGAGGACGGCGACCTCGACGGCCCGGCCCTGGCCGCCGCGGCCGCGCCGCTGCTCTCCGACCCGGGCACCCTCGCCCGCATGGGCCGGGCCATGCTCTCGCTCGCCCACCCCCGGGCCGCCGAGGACATGGCCTCCCTCGTGCTCGACGCGCTGCCCGCCGGCCGCCGCCCCGCACCGCGGTCCCTCGGCGGCGGGCGGGGGCCGCAGCCACCACCTGGCCCGGGCCAGGACCAACAGCCGGGCCCGCGCCCGGACCAACAGCCGGGCCCGCGCCCGGACCAACAGCCGGGCCCGCGCCCGGACCGGCGGCCGGGCACGGACGCGGACCGGCAGCCGGGCACGGGCCCGGACCAACAGCCGCGCCCGGACCGGCGGCCGGGGGCGGACGCGGACCGGCCGCTCGCCAGGCCGGGCCCCGCAACCGACATCGCCTCCACCCAGGAGTTCGTGGGCTGGTTCCAGGGCGGCGACCAGACCGACCCCGGAGGCCGGCGGTGA